Below is a window of Streptomyces qaidamensis DNA.
GGATCGGTGCTGGCGAAGGCGAGCGGACGCCACATGACCGCCAGGGCCACCAGCACCAGGACGGAGGTGCCGAGCAGCCACGACATCTGCGGGGTGTCCACGGCCACGATCTGCCCGGTGAGCAGCCCGAACTTGTTGGCCGCCCGGCCCTTGTAGAGGGCGAGGAAGAGCACGCCGAGTCCCAGGCCGAACGGCATGATGATGCCGATCACCGAGTTGCGGTCCCGGGCCCGTGTCCCGAGGACGCCGATGGCGCCGGCCGCGAGGAGCGAGCCGACGATCGAGCCTGCCACGATGTTCGTGTCCAGCAGCAGTGCCGCCGACGCGCCCGCGAAGGACAGTTCGCTGATGCCGTGCACCGCGAACGGCAGGTCCCGCATCAGGACGAACACCCCGGCCAGCCCGCCCACCAGACCCAGCGCCACGCCGGCGACGAGGGAGTTGCGGACCAGGGCGAGGAGTTCGCCGTAGTCGGTGAAGTCGAAGATCTGGTGCCAGATCCCGTCGGCGAGTGTCATGAGCGCACTCCGTCCTTCTCCTGAAGTCCGGGGTGGTGCGGCGGGACAGCCGTCTCGTCGGGTGCTCCGGCCACCACCACCCGGCCCCGGACGCGCACCACGTCGACCTGGGTGCCGTAGAGGCGGGACAGCGACTCGGAGGTCAGCACCTCGTCCGGGGTGCCGACGCGGTGACCGCCGCGGGCCAGGTACAGCACCCGGTCGGCCAGGCCCTGCACCGGGTTGATCTCGTGCGTCACGAACACCACCGCCGTGCCGTGGGAGCGGCGCCGGGCGTCGATCAGCTCGGTGACGGCCCGCTGGCGGTTCAGGTCGAGCGACAGCAGCGGCTCGTCGCACAGCAGGAGGCTGGGGTCGGTCGCCAGGGCCTGCCCGATGCGCACACGCTGCCGCTCGCCGCCGGAGAGCATGCCGAGCGGGACGTCGGCGTAGGCCGAGGCGCCGACCGACTCCAGGATCTCGTCCACCCGGCGGCGGACCGGGCCGGTGCGCCGCCGCGGCCCGAAGCGGTGGCCGTCGATGCCGAACTGTACGAGGTCGCGGGCGCGCAGCATGGCCTGCGCGGACAGCGCCGCCTGCTGCGGTATGTAGCCGATGTGCCGGGCGGCCTGACGCGGGGGCCCGCCGAGGACCGTCAGCGTGCCCGCGGACAGCGGCTGACGGCCCAGCAGGGCCCGGACGAAGCTGGTCTTGCCCGCACCGTTCGGGCCCAGCACGGCCAGGAACTCCCCGGGCCGTACCTCCAGGTCGAGACCGCTCCACACCTCGCGCTCGCCGTAGGACAGGGCGGCTGCGCGCAGCGCGACGACCGGCGTGCCGTCCTGCCGGGGTATCGGCGTCACTGGGACAGCGCGCTCGCGAGCGCGTCGACGTTGCCGGTCATCCAGCCGAGGTAGTCCTTGCCCTTCGGCAGGGTCTCCGTCACGGGCACGACGGGGATGCCTGCCGCCTTGGCCGCCGCCTCGGCCTTCTCGGTCTGCGGGCCGGAGGTCTGTTCGTTGTAGACGAGGACCTTCACCCTCTTGCCGCTGAACAGTGCGAGGCTCTCCCGGAGGACGCGCGGGGAGACGTCGTCGCCCTCCTCGATCGCCTCGCTGAACTGTGCGGGCGTCCGGTTCACCAGGCCGCTCGCCTCGGTCATGTACAGCGGCACGGGTTCGGTGATGGCGACGCCCGCACCGCCGTGCGCCTTCTTGATCCGCGCCTCCTTCGCCTCCAGCGGCACGAGCTTCGCCTTGAAGGCGGCGGCGTTCTTCCCGAAGGCGCCGGCGTCGCCCGGGTCGGCCTTGGCGAGGGCTGCGGAGATCCGGTCGGCGACCTTGGCGACGGTGGGGAAGTCGTACCAGACGTGCTCGTTGAGCTCCCCGCCCTCGGGCGCGGTCCTGCCGGACACCTCGACGGCGTTGATCACCTCGGCGGAGTCGTTGTGCCCGCTCTTGAGCATGCGGTCGACGAAGTCGTCGTAGCCGCCGCCGTTCTCGACGACGACCTTCGCCTTGGACAGGGCCAGCTGGTTCTGGGGGTCGGCCTCGTAGGAGTGAGGGTCCTGGTCGGGGTCGCCGATGACCGAGGTGACGTCGATCCGGTCGCCGCCTATGCGCCGGGCGATGTCGCCCCAGACGTTCGTGGAGGCGACCACGGCCACCCGGGCCGGTGCGCTCTTGGCGTCGGCGGAGTCCGTCGAGCTGCCGCAGCCCGCGAGCAGGGCCAGTGACGCGCTGGTCAGCAGCGCGAGGCGGCGGGATGTGGACAGGGACATGGCTCCTCCAGGACGGGCGGGCACCGGGGGTTCGGCAGGGATCACGCTAGATGGGAATGAATGTCAGAAGCGCATCATGACCGAAGTCATGTGAAAACCATTGCCAACTGTTGGGGATTGATTGGACTGTCTATCCAAGTGCTGGACTTGTGGTCTAAGGTGGTGGGTGTGAGAGGAGACGGGATGAGCAGCGGGACGAACGCCGAGCGGGACGCGATCCTGGCCGCGCTGACGCCGGTCGTGGAGGGCATCGCCGCGACCTTCGGGCCGGTGTGCGAGGTCGTGCTGCACGACTACCGGAACCCGGAGAAGTCGGTGGTCGCCGTGGCCGGTTCGGTGACGGGGCGGGCGGTCGGCGGCGCGATGAGCGAGATCGGCATGCGCGTCCTCGCCCGCGGCGACGAGGCGGCCGACGAACTGAACTACGTCACCCGCACCCGTGACGGGGGGCAGGTGAAGTCCTCGACGATCGTTCTGCGCGACTCCACGGGAGCCGTGTTCGGCGCCCTCTGCGTCAACGTGGACGTCGGTGCCGTCACCCAGGTCCACGGTCTGCTCGGCGCGCTCGCCGGGCTCGGCGCCGCCCCGGCGGAGCTGCCGACCACCACCTTCGGCAACGACATCGACTCCGTGGT
It encodes the following:
- a CDS encoding metal ABC transporter solute-binding protein, Zn/Mn family: MSLSTSRRLALLTSASLALLAGCGSSTDSADAKSAPARVAVVASTNVWGDIARRIGGDRIDVTSVIGDPDQDPHSYEADPQNQLALSKAKVVVENGGGYDDFVDRMLKSGHNDSAEVINAVEVSGRTAPEGGELNEHVWYDFPTVAKVADRISAALAKADPGDAGAFGKNAAAFKAKLVPLEAKEARIKKAHGGAGVAITEPVPLYMTEASGLVNRTPAQFSEAIEEGDDVSPRVLRESLALFSGKRVKVLVYNEQTSGPQTEKAEAAAKAAGIPVVPVTETLPKGKDYLGWMTGNVDALASALSQ
- a CDS encoding metal ABC transporter ATP-binding protein — translated: MTPIPRQDGTPVVALRAAALSYGEREVWSGLDLEVRPGEFLAVLGPNGAGKTSFVRALLGRQPLSAGTLTVLGGPPRQAARHIGYIPQQAALSAQAMLRARDLVQFGIDGHRFGPRRRTGPVRRRVDEILESVGASAYADVPLGMLSGGERQRVRIGQALATDPSLLLCDEPLLSLDLNRQRAVTELIDARRRSHGTAVVFVTHEINPVQGLADRVLYLARGGHRVGTPDEVLTSESLSRLYGTQVDVVRVRGRVVVAGAPDETAVPPHHPGLQEKDGVRS
- a CDS encoding metal ABC transporter permease, whose protein sequence is MTLADGIWHQIFDFTDYGELLALVRNSLVAGVALGLVGGLAGVFVLMRDLPFAVHGISELSFAGASAALLLDTNIVAGSIVGSLLAAGAIGVLGTRARDRNSVIGIIMPFGLGLGVLFLALYKGRAANKFGLLTGQIVAVDTPQMSWLLGTSVLVLVALAVMWRPLAFASTDPDVAEARGVPVRGLSFAFMLVLGLAVALSVQIVGALLVLSLVVTPAAAAARVTASPVLLPVLSVLFAVASIEGGILLALGSSVPISPYVTTISFTLYAVCRVAGRYRNRRWGARRTAVRTA
- a CDS encoding helix-turn-helix transcriptional regulator, producing MSSGTNAERDAILAALTPVVEGIAATFGPVCEVVLHDYRNPEKSVVAVAGSVTGRAVGGAMSEIGMRVLARGDEAADELNYVTRTRDGGQVKSSTIVLRDSTGAVFGALCVNVDVGAVTQVHGLLGALAGLGAAPAELPTTTFGNDIDSVVDALFDAHQSRQRGSWAELGREERVELFGGLDTRGVFAVRGAVEQVAARLGISRASAYNYLSRARAAHDTSPGGTA